From one Bacillus sp. (in: firmicutes) genomic stretch:
- a CDS encoding aldehyde dehydrogenase family protein, whose product MKQLLWINGEHVEGEISEPLFSPYSKEMISEVARASKEQFHEAIQAAHEAFPTFKSIPAFKRAEILEKVVAFLKRDREECARLIAQEAAKPIKTALAEVDRTIMTYTFAAQEARRIYGETIPLDAAPGGEGRVAFTVREPLGVVAAITPFNFPMNLVAHKVGPAIASGNTVVLKPASQTPLSAYRIAHYFHEAGLPRGVLNVVTGSGKIAGEAFVKDERVKMITFTGSPVVGKWLREHAGLKRVTLELGSNSAVIVDEGVNISNIVPRVVTGAFTYQGQVCISVQRIFVHSSLYDSFVDQFVKETKKLTLGNPLHHETDISALISEEEVERIQNWIQEAVNHGARLEYGGKVINRMLQPTVLLNASLSDKISCQEVFGPVVHINRFDYFDEVIEAVNDSSYGLQVGVYTNDVNKAFRASRELHVGGVMINEIPTFRVDHMPYGGVKMSGMGREGIKYAIEEMTEIKLISFKLTE is encoded by the coding sequence ATGAAGCAGTTGTTATGGATTAACGGAGAACACGTGGAAGGTGAGATATCCGAACCACTATTCTCCCCATATTCTAAAGAAATGATAAGTGAAGTAGCGAGAGCATCAAAAGAACAATTTCATGAAGCGATTCAAGCAGCACATGAAGCGTTTCCTACATTTAAATCCATACCAGCTTTTAAACGGGCTGAAATTTTAGAAAAAGTGGTTGCTTTTTTAAAAAGAGACCGCGAGGAATGTGCTCGTCTGATTGCCCAAGAAGCAGCAAAACCAATAAAAACTGCCTTGGCGGAAGTCGACCGAACGATAATGACGTATACGTTTGCAGCACAAGAGGCTAGACGAATATACGGGGAAACGATTCCGCTAGATGCGGCTCCTGGCGGCGAAGGACGCGTTGCCTTTACAGTCCGAGAACCACTTGGTGTGGTTGCGGCGATCACTCCGTTTAATTTTCCAATGAATTTAGTTGCCCACAAAGTGGGACCAGCGATTGCCTCAGGAAATACCGTCGTGTTAAAACCGGCAAGTCAAACCCCTCTAAGTGCGTATCGAATTGCGCATTATTTCCATGAGGCCGGCCTTCCGAGAGGAGTTTTAAATGTCGTTACAGGTAGCGGAAAAATTGCCGGGGAAGCGTTTGTTAAGGACGAGCGGGTGAAAATGATTACATTTACCGGTAGTCCTGTAGTAGGAAAATGGTTAAGAGAACATGCTGGATTAAAACGTGTTACCCTTGAACTTGGTTCCAATTCGGCTGTCATTGTCGATGAAGGGGTAAATATTTCTAACATAGTTCCTCGCGTTGTCACAGGGGCATTTACGTACCAAGGTCAAGTTTGTATCTCTGTCCAACGCATTTTTGTACATTCATCCTTGTATGATTCCTTTGTTGACCAATTTGTCAAAGAAACAAAAAAACTTACGTTAGGAAATCCACTCCATCATGAAACCGATATTTCCGCGCTGATATCAGAAGAAGAGGTCGAACGTATCCAAAATTGGATTCAAGAAGCTGTTAACCATGGTGCGAGGCTCGAATATGGTGGTAAAGTAATCAATCGTATGTTGCAACCAACTGTTTTATTAAATGCTTCATTATCTGACAAAATTTCATGTCAAGAAGTTTTTGGCCCCGTGGTGCATATTAATCGTTTCGATTATTTCGATGAGGTGATTGAGGCAGTGAATGATTCCTCGTATGGGTTACAGGTAGGGGTGTACACAAATGATGTAAATAAAGCCTTTCGCGCATCCCGTGAATTACACGTCGGTGGAGTCATGATTAATGAAATACCAACCTTCCGTGTCGACCATATGCCATATGGTGGAGTGAAAATGAGCGGAATGGGGCGCGAAGGAATTAAATACGCTATTGAAGAGATGACTGAAATCAAACTGATCAGTTTTAAACTAACTGAATGA
- a CDS encoding YokU family protein has protein sequence MPKWELKPICDWCQSEQVVEEQQTVYWELPDGSRAIAINETPSVRCSECGMIYQPESIIREIEDQLFLIDTSSIQKEINFQKLLQIPRLLKRNYFAFDDDDTCS, from the coding sequence ATGCCTAAATGGGAGTTAAAACCGATTTGTGATTGGTGCCAAAGTGAACAGGTTGTAGAAGAACAGCAAACCGTTTATTGGGAGCTACCTGATGGATCTCGAGCGATTGCGATAAATGAAACGCCTTCTGTACGTTGTAGTGAATGTGGAATGATTTATCAACCGGAATCGATCATTCGTGAAATCGAAGACCAACTTTTTTTAATCGATACGTCGTCCATCCAAAAAGAAATCAATTTTCAAAAACTATTGCAAATACCTCGTTTATTGAAGCGGAATTATTTTGCTTTTGATGACGATGATACCTGTTCATAA
- the ablB gene encoding putative beta-lysine N-acetyltransferase, translated as MDQTVMTIRQPRLFAKVYVDLFNKRIRVDDYRGNVEDLITWIEQAGKDQGIEKLIVKLRWEHHAIALAKGFVLEAIVPGYYHGSDMFFFSKFLRSDRRSSDLWTKEDEIVASVISDGTPPMKKEINGVIRRATKSDAYNLSSLYKEVFQIYPVPLHDSSYIEKSIDQGTIFYCIEINNTIISAASAEVNQTYKNAELTDCATLPSYRKGGLMKELLFSLEQELKNKQIFCVYTIARSLSYGMNAAFSQLGYTYGGRLGNNCYIYDKLEDMNVWYKQLGGAKN; from the coding sequence ATGGACCAAACGGTGATGACGATTCGACAACCTCGTTTGTTCGCGAAAGTTTACGTTGATTTGTTTAATAAACGCATTCGTGTCGATGATTATCGGGGAAATGTTGAAGACTTGATTACATGGATTGAACAAGCAGGGAAAGACCAAGGGATAGAGAAGTTAATTGTTAAACTGCGATGGGAACATCATGCGATCGCGCTAGCCAAAGGATTTGTTTTAGAAGCGATTGTTCCTGGATATTATCATGGCAGTGATATGTTCTTTTTTTCTAAATTTTTAAGGAGTGATCGTCGATCCAGTGATCTGTGGACAAAGGAAGATGAAATTGTAGCTTCTGTTATTTCTGATGGAACCCCTCCAATGAAGAAAGAAATCAATGGAGTTATTCGGCGTGCAACAAAATCCGATGCCTATAACTTATCGTCCTTATACAAAGAAGTGTTTCAAATTTATCCTGTTCCACTTCATGATTCTTCCTATATTGAAAAAAGTATCGATCAAGGAACGATTTTTTATTGTATCGAAATAAACAACACAATTATTTCCGCCGCGTCAGCAGAAGTGAATCAGACATATAAAAATGCCGAATTAACTGATTGCGCGACATTACCTTCTTATCGAAAAGGTGGATTGATGAAAGAGCTTCTTTTTTCACTTGAGCAAGAGTTGAAGAACAAACAAATTTTTTGTGTTTATACGATTGCCCGTTCCCTTTCTTACGGAATGAATGCCGCCTTTTCTCAATTAGGCTATACGTATGGAGGAAGGTTAGGGAATAATTGTTATATTTACGACAAGTTAGAAGATATGAACGTCTGGTATAAACAATTAGGTGGTGCCAAAAATTAA
- the ablA gene encoding lysine 2,3-aminomutase — MKMDLYRPKRHWKDIELWKDVTEEQWNDWLWQLTHTIRTLDDLKKVIHLTPEEEEGVKISTKTIPLNITPYYASLMNPDDPRCPIRMQSVPISSELHKTKYDLEDPLHEDEDSPVPGLTHRYPDRVLFLVTNQCSMYCRYCTRRRFSGQIGMGVPKKQLDRAIDYIRQTPEVRDVLLSGGDGLLINDQILEYILKKLREIPHVEIIRIGTRAPVVFPQRITENLCTILKKYHPIWLNTHFNTSIEITEDSKRACEMLADAGVPVGNQAVILAGINDSVPIMKKLMHDLVKIRVRPYYIYQCDLSEGIGHFRAPISKGLEIIEGLRGHTSGYCVPTFVVDAPGGGGKIALQPNYLISQSADKVILRNYEGVITSYPEPTNYVPGQADAYFKEIYPDIDQKQSNTGIAGVMNEKHFNLVPENLQRLKRRETFEQDPNHQSLKDFREKRDQLKEKKYQAHLKKIEEKE, encoded by the coding sequence ATGAAAATGGATCTTTATCGGCCAAAGCGTCATTGGAAAGACATCGAATTATGGAAAGATGTAACAGAAGAACAATGGAATGATTGGTTGTGGCAGCTGACCCATACTATTCGCACGCTAGATGACTTAAAAAAAGTCATTCATTTAACACCGGAAGAAGAAGAAGGGGTTAAAATTTCAACAAAAACGATTCCTTTAAATATTACTCCATATTATGCCTCGCTGATGAATCCGGATGACCCACGCTGTCCCATTCGTATGCAATCCGTTCCGATATCAAGTGAACTTCATAAAACGAAATACGATCTCGAAGACCCTCTTCATGAAGACGAAGATTCACCTGTCCCAGGACTCACTCACCGTTATCCAGACCGCGTGCTCTTTTTAGTCACGAATCAATGTTCCATGTATTGCCGTTATTGTACACGCCGGCGGTTTTCCGGACAAATTGGAATGGGAGTTCCCAAGAAGCAGTTAGATCGAGCGATTGACTATATTCGACAAACACCGGAAGTCCGAGATGTGTTGCTGTCTGGTGGAGATGGTTTGTTAATTAATGACCAAATTTTAGAGTACATTTTAAAAAAATTGCGCGAAATTCCGCATGTAGAAATCATCCGAATCGGTACGCGGGCACCAGTCGTCTTTCCTCAACGTATTACCGAAAACTTATGTACTATTTTAAAAAAATATCATCCGATTTGGTTAAATACGCATTTTAATACATCGATAGAAATAACGGAAGATTCGAAACGTGCTTGTGAAATGTTAGCCGATGCCGGTGTACCGGTTGGGAATCAAGCTGTTATTCTAGCTGGAATCAATGATAGTGTACCAATTATGAAAAAACTGATGCATGATTTAGTTAAAATACGCGTTAGACCTTACTATATTTATCAATGTGATTTATCTGAAGGAATAGGGCATTTCCGAGCCCCGATTTCTAAAGGGTTAGAAATCATTGAAGGGTTAAGAGGACATACTTCCGGTTATTGTGTACCAACGTTTGTTGTAGACGCTCCTGGTGGTGGGGGAAAAATTGCCCTCCAACCAAACTATTTAATTTCCCAAAGTGCTGACAAAGTCATATTGCGTAACTATGAAGGCGTCATTACATCTTATCCAGAACCAACGAATTATGTCCCAGGTCAAGCCGATGCTTATTTTAAAGAAATCTATCCGGATATCGATCAAAAACAATCAAATACGGGTATTGCTGGTGTCATGAATGAGAAGCATTTCAATCTCGTTCCGGAAAACTTACAACGCTTAAAGCGTCGAGAAACGTTTGAACAAGATCCGAATCATCAGTCACTAAAAGATTTCCGAGAGAAACGAGACCAACTAAAAGAGAAAAAATACCAAGCCCATTTAAAAAAGATCGAGGAAAAGGAGTAA
- a CDS encoding CoA transferase subunit A, which produces MGKEKKNHKLASIDEALTYFYDGMSIMFGGFGGVGSPPTLIHSIWEKGVKDLTLIGNDTGFPNIGIGRLITAERAKKIIVSHIGSNPNAGRLMTEGKLEVEFSPQGILAERIRAGGVGLIGILTDIGLDNEWLSKGKTFVQINGKDYVFEPALTADVSIVYAKKADPLGNLVYDKTARNTNPLVAMAGHYTIVEAEEIVPVGELSPEEIVTPGVFVDMIIRSEGVNWKWAWE; this is translated from the coding sequence ATGGGGAAGGAAAAGAAAAATCATAAACTAGCTTCAATTGACGAAGCGTTAACTTATTTTTATGATGGGATGTCGATTATGTTCGGGGGGTTTGGAGGAGTAGGTTCTCCGCCTACGCTTATTCATTCTATTTGGGAAAAAGGAGTAAAGGACTTAACACTTATTGGTAACGATACAGGGTTTCCCAACATAGGTATTGGACGCTTAATTACAGCTGAGCGAGCAAAAAAAATTATCGTGTCACACATTGGTTCCAATCCCAATGCAGGAAGGTTAATGACAGAAGGAAAGCTAGAAGTAGAATTTAGTCCGCAAGGGATATTGGCTGAAAGAATACGGGCAGGTGGAGTCGGTTTAATCGGAATTTTAACAGATATCGGATTGGATAACGAATGGTTGTCGAAAGGAAAAACGTTTGTTCAAATTAACGGAAAAGACTATGTATTTGAGCCAGCATTAACAGCGGATGTCAGTATCGTCTATGCCAAAAAGGCCGATCCATTAGGGAACCTTGTCTATGACAAAACGGCCCGAAATACGAACCCACTAGTTGCAATGGCAGGCCACTATACGATTGTGGAAGCAGAGGAAATTGTCCCGGTCGGAGAGCTATCACCTGAAGAAATTGTCACGCCAGGTGTATTTGTTGATATGATAATCCGATCGGAAGGGGTGAATTGGAAATGGGCATGGGAATAG
- a CDS encoding peptidase: protein MNDIQQKIHQWLQHHRDDGIRLLRRLIQENSTRGNEGKAQAIIIEKCRELGLSLDIWEVDINEVRSHSFFRCDRHDFSGNPNVVALWKGTGGGKSIILNGHIDVVPEGNENDWMFDPYGAHIQNGKLYGRGSTDMKGGTVSLLLAIEALKTLDIRLKGDVIFQSVIEEESGGTGTLSALVRGYTADAAIIPEPTNMKLFPKQQGSMWFRITVKGKAAHGGTRYEGINAIEKAMYIIQGLQQLEKRRNERITDPLYDGIPIPIPINIGKIQSGTWPSSVPDVAIIEGRMGVAPNETLHEAEQEMEQCLKQLMEQDEWLNQHALKLEWFGGRWQPGDIEIDHPIMKTVEKAFQQVMGYLPMIEASPWGTDGGILSKGGGIPVVVFGPGTTELAHDANESIVLDRVFEAAEIIALTMIDWCGLEE from the coding sequence ATGAATGACATTCAACAAAAAATCCACCAATGGCTTCAACATCATCGCGATGATGGGATTCGGTTATTACGACGGCTCATACAAGAAAATAGTACACGAGGAAATGAAGGAAAGGCGCAAGCGATTATTATAGAAAAGTGTCGGGAATTAGGACTTTCGCTAGATATTTGGGAAGTAGATATCAATGAAGTACGTTCCCATTCGTTTTTCCGTTGCGATCGTCATGACTTCTCAGGAAATCCTAATGTCGTTGCCTTGTGGAAAGGGACAGGTGGAGGAAAATCTATTATTTTAAATGGACATATCGATGTCGTTCCTGAAGGAAATGAAAACGATTGGATGTTTGACCCTTATGGTGCACACATTCAAAACGGAAAGCTGTATGGACGAGGTTCTACGGATATGAAAGGGGGAACTGTCAGTCTTCTGTTAGCGATTGAGGCGTTGAAAACGCTCGATATTCGCTTAAAAGGAGATGTGATTTTTCAAAGCGTTATTGAAGAAGAAAGTGGAGGAACCGGCACCTTATCCGCTTTAGTGAGAGGATATACAGCGGATGCTGCCATTATTCCTGAGCCAACTAATATGAAACTATTCCCTAAACAACAAGGTTCCATGTGGTTTCGAATAACCGTGAAAGGAAAGGCAGCCCATGGGGGAACAAGATATGAAGGTATAAACGCGATTGAAAAAGCGATGTACATTATTCAAGGGTTACAACAATTAGAAAAAAGAAGAAACGAACGAATCACGGACCCGTTATATGATGGAATCCCCATTCCTATTCCGATTAATATAGGTAAAATTCAAAGTGGGACATGGCCTTCATCTGTGCCCGATGTAGCTATTATTGAAGGAAGAATGGGAGTGGCACCTAATGAGACTTTACACGAAGCAGAACAAGAAATGGAGCAATGTTTAAAACAACTGATGGAACAAGATGAGTGGCTCAACCAACATGCTCTAAAATTAGAATGGTTTGGTGGTCGTTGGCAACCAGGAGATATTGAGATCGACCATCCCATCATGAAAACTGTGGAAAAAGCATTTCAACAAGTGATGGGTTATTTGCCAATGATTGAAGCTTCTCCATGGGGAACGGATGGTGGCATTTTGTCTAAAGGTGGCGGCATTCCTGTCGTCGTTTTTGGCCCAGGTACGACAGAGTTAGCACACGACGCCAATGAAAGTATTGTCCTCGACCGAGTGTTTGAAGCGGCCGAAATTATTGCGTTAACAATGATCGATTGGTGTGGTCTCGAAGAGTGA
- a CDS encoding 3-oxoacid CoA-transferase subunit B, whose product MGMGIEARHRMAKRAAKEIQPGMVVNLGIGIPSLIPNYLPSTEGILFQAENGILGMGPSPIKGEEDAHLCNAAGFPVTLLPGGSYFDSSIAFGIIRKGKIDITVLGALQVSQKGDLANWIVPGKRVPGIGGAVELAAKAKKVVVVMSHTSKDGQSKIVPNCTLPLTAKKCVDLIITEKAVFRCTSKGLELIEIYADVTLEELKETTNAPFVISHSLKKLGEGEVGESQ is encoded by the coding sequence ATGGGCATGGGAATAGAAGCGCGACATCGAATGGCGAAAAGGGCTGCAAAAGAAATTCAGCCAGGTATGGTTGTCAATTTAGGGATTGGGATTCCGTCCCTGATACCGAATTATTTACCGAGTACAGAAGGGATCTTATTTCAAGCTGAAAACGGAATTTTAGGAATGGGGCCAAGCCCAATAAAAGGAGAGGAAGATGCCCATTTATGTAATGCTGCTGGATTTCCAGTTACGTTACTTCCTGGTGGAAGTTATTTTGACTCAAGTATTGCTTTTGGCATCATCCGAAAAGGGAAAATCGACATTACCGTTCTTGGAGCGTTACAAGTAAGTCAGAAGGGTGATTTAGCAAATTGGATTGTACCAGGAAAGCGGGTGCCAGGAATCGGAGGAGCGGTTGAACTAGCCGCTAAAGCTAAGAAAGTTGTGGTCGTGATGAGTCATACGAGTAAAGACGGCCAATCGAAAATTGTTCCCAACTGTACGTTGCCATTAACGGCGAAGAAGTGCGTGGATCTGATTATTACGGAGAAGGCGGTTTTTCGATGTACATCAAAAGGGTTGGAACTGATTGAAATATATGCAGATGTGACGTTAGAGGAATTGAAAGAAACGACAAATGCTCCATTTGTCATATCGCATTCTTTAAAAAAATTGGGTGAAGGGGAAGTGGGGGAGAGCCAATGA
- a CDS encoding aspartate aminotransferase family protein, giving the protein MPRSRLIKPIIDRTYSVIDYGKGVYLYDMNGNEYLDACSGAVTANIGHGVEEVLHAMAEQAKKVTFVYRSQFSNAPAEILASKLCELTNEIYPWVFFVNSGSESTETALKIAVQYWQEKGLPQKRKIISRWISYHGITLGALSMSGHSTRRERFDAILEAWPVIEPPYCYRCPFDKTYPSCRLHCANQLETMINRIGADHIAAFIFEPVIGASGGAITPPDGYLERIQEICRKHNILLIADEVMTGCGRTGFMLACDHWNIRPDIVTLGKGLSAGYSPLAAVLMTDQVMEPILKGSKMIMSGHTYSGNPLSCAAALSVLSYLEKNRIIEGVQEKSDYFTQNLHQLKQKYNFIGDIRGKGLLCGIEFVQDVATKSPFPQEALFTNMVLEKGFENGIILYPASAGLDGKHGDAILVAPPLTITKKEIDELMTRLENVFIDIEKELSKKVGNDGEGKEKS; this is encoded by the coding sequence GTGCCACGTTCACGACTAATTAAACCAATTATTGACCGGACGTACTCGGTCATTGACTACGGAAAAGGTGTTTACTTATACGATATGAACGGTAATGAGTACTTAGATGCCTGTTCTGGAGCAGTAACAGCCAATATTGGTCATGGTGTTGAAGAAGTATTACATGCAATGGCTGAACAAGCAAAAAAAGTAACGTTTGTTTACAGGTCCCAATTTTCAAATGCACCAGCAGAGATATTAGCATCTAAACTATGTGAATTAACAAATGAAATCTATCCTTGGGTTTTTTTTGTCAACAGTGGATCGGAATCGACCGAAACCGCCTTAAAAATTGCTGTCCAATATTGGCAGGAAAAGGGGTTGCCCCAAAAAAGAAAAATCATTTCGCGCTGGATTAGTTATCACGGAATTACGTTAGGGGCCTTATCCATGTCCGGTCACTCTACCCGAAGAGAACGTTTTGATGCCATTTTAGAAGCGTGGCCTGTGATTGAACCTCCTTACTGCTATCGCTGTCCTTTTGATAAAACCTATCCTTCCTGCCGTCTTCATTGTGCAAATCAGTTAGAAACGATGATTAACCGTATAGGTGCTGATCATATCGCTGCCTTTATCTTTGAACCGGTTATTGGAGCTTCAGGAGGTGCCATTACACCTCCGGATGGATACTTGGAGCGAATCCAAGAGATATGTCGAAAACATAACATACTCCTTATTGCTGACGAAGTGATGACTGGATGTGGTCGGACTGGTTTCATGCTCGCTTGTGATCATTGGAATATACGACCGGACATTGTTACATTAGGAAAAGGTTTGAGCGCTGGATATTCCCCATTAGCTGCTGTTTTAATGACTGATCAAGTCATGGAGCCTATATTAAAAGGGTCAAAAATGATCATGAGTGGTCATACGTATAGTGGAAATCCATTATCATGTGCGGCTGCATTAAGTGTATTAAGTTATTTAGAAAAAAACCGAATCATCGAAGGGGTACAAGAAAAAAGTGATTACTTTACTCAAAACTTGCATCAATTAAAGCAAAAATACAACTTTATCGGTGATATACGAGGGAAAGGGTTGCTTTGTGGAATTGAGTTTGTTCAAGATGTGGCAACAAAATCACCATTTCCTCAGGAAGCCCTTTTTACAAACATGGTCCTTGAGAAAGGGTTTGAAAATGGAATTATTTTATACCCTGCTTCTGCTGGACTTGATGGAAAACACGGGGATGCCATATTGGTGGCACCGCCATTAACGATTACGAAAAAAGAAATCGATGAACTTATGACGCGTTTAGAAAATGTATTTATTGATATAGAAAAAGAGCTTTCGAAAAAGGTGGGTAACGATGGGGAAGGAAAAGAAAAATCATAA
- a CDS encoding YozE family protein, with protein sequence MRKSFYHFLMKFRDSNPTDELAVFANHVYKDHSFPKQSSSYDEVSRYLELNGDYLPSMTVFDQVWEIYVADEIKNCP encoded by the coding sequence ATGAGAAAGTCATTTTATCACTTTTTAATGAAATTTCGCGATTCGAATCCAACCGACGAACTAGCTGTATTTGCCAATCATGTATACAAAGACCATAGCTTTCCAAAACAATCTTCTTCTTACGATGAAGTAAGTAGGTATTTGGAATTAAACGGCGACTACCTACCTAGTATGACCGTTTTCGATCAAGTTTGGGAAATTTATGTCGCCGATGAAATAAAAAATTGCCCTTAA
- a CDS encoding sigma 54-interacting transcriptional regulator, whose amino-acid sequence MHDDLLAVFSEVLNNIDEGIHLVDPYGYTVFYNDVSAKYDGLHSKEVLGKHVLDVFPSLTKETSTLLKVLTTKKPIVNQVQSYVNFHGKWIETVNTTIPLFVKGKLAGAVEIARDYSKLKQLNEKLIDLHQQMKKTTNRTEVSTSSYHFHHIITKHQPLLDMIQFAKKLAVSESPVLVVGESGTGKELFVQGIHHSSLRRDQPFIAQNCAALPESLLESILFGTAKGSYTGAVERPGLFELADGGTLFLDEIHTMPIALQAKLLRVLEDGLVRRVGALQAKKVNVRIIGALNISPLEAVENNQLRLDLYYRLNVLMFELPPLRHRTEDVPLLVEAFINEWNRKLGKKVRGMIPSLLSFFQQYEWPGNVRELKHTVEYMMNVCEDEWLEEHHLPPLLLKRVRESYNFQSVKQGRVKQQEEWPVPLQQIVQKTEKEWIEKALQKVNGNVKQAAKLLQIPRQTLQYKIGKYKIHVKEFCANI is encoded by the coding sequence GTGCACGATGACTTATTAGCTGTTTTTTCGGAAGTATTAAATAATATTGATGAAGGGATTCATCTGGTAGACCCTTATGGCTACACTGTTTTTTATAACGATGTTTCCGCTAAATATGATGGATTACATTCAAAGGAAGTATTAGGAAAACATGTGCTTGATGTTTTTCCATCGTTAACGAAAGAAACAAGCACGTTGTTAAAAGTATTAACAACGAAAAAACCAATTGTAAACCAAGTTCAGTCATATGTAAATTTTCACGGAAAATGGATTGAAACGGTGAATACAACCATTCCTTTATTTGTAAAAGGGAAATTAGCCGGTGCGGTTGAAATTGCTAGAGATTATTCAAAATTAAAACAACTGAATGAAAAGCTCATCGACTTACATCAACAAATGAAGAAAACAACCAATAGAACAGAGGTATCCACTTCCTCTTACCATTTTCACCATATTATAACAAAGCATCAACCTCTTTTGGATATGATTCAATTCGCTAAAAAATTAGCTGTTTCTGAAAGTCCTGTATTAGTAGTTGGAGAAAGTGGGACAGGGAAAGAATTATTTGTTCAAGGTATACACCATTCGTCCCTCAGGAGAGACCAACCTTTTATAGCCCAAAATTGTGCCGCCCTTCCGGAGTCATTATTAGAAAGCATTTTATTCGGTACGGCAAAAGGAAGTTATACAGGTGCAGTCGAACGTCCTGGATTGTTCGAGTTAGCAGACGGCGGCACATTATTTTTAGATGAAATTCATACGATGCCCATTGCATTGCAAGCGAAACTATTACGAGTATTAGAGGACGGTCTAGTCCGTCGCGTGGGGGCCCTTCAAGCAAAAAAGGTGAATGTTAGAATCATTGGAGCGTTAAACATCAGCCCGTTGGAAGCGGTAGAAAACAATCAATTACGCTTAGATTTATACTATCGATTAAATGTACTCATGTTCGAATTACCACCGCTTCGTCATCGAACAGAGGACGTCCCATTGCTTGTGGAAGCGTTTATCAACGAATGGAATCGAAAGCTAGGAAAAAAGGTAAGAGGAATGATCCCATCATTACTTTCATTCTTTCAACAATATGAATGGCCTGGAAACGTTCGCGAATTAAAACATACGGTGGAATATATGATGAATGTATGTGAGGACGAATGGTTAGAGGAACATCATTTACCCCCCCTGTTACTAAAAAGGGTTAGAGAAAGCTATAACTTCCAATCTGTTAAGCAAGGTCGAGTCAAACAGCAAGAAGAATGGCCAGTACCATTACAGCAAATCGTTCAGAAAACAGAGAAAGAATGGATTGAAAAAGCGTTACAAAAGGTAAACGGAAATGTGAAGCAAGCGGCAAAACTTCTTCAAATACCAAGACAAACGTTACAATATAAAATAGGAAAATATAAAATTCATGTCAAAGAGTTTTGTGCCAATATTTAG